One Onychostoma macrolepis isolate SWU-2019 chromosome 10, ASM1243209v1, whole genome shotgun sequence genomic region harbors:
- the LOC131548291 gene encoding cortexin-3 isoform X1: MDPTFSQGHTDEVHVEDVRMRKRLLWDEPLQISWLMEAEPFTSSLQTGGPVAGASMTLEQKTTFAFVIFLFVFLCMLIVRCFRILLDPYRSMPTSTWADGLDGLEKGQFDYTLA, encoded by the coding sequence ATGAGGTCCATGTGGAGGATGTGAGGATGCGCAAGCGTCTGCTGTGGGACGAGCCGCTGCAGATCTCCTGGCTGATGGAGGCCGAGCCGTTCACCTCCTCCCTCCAGACGGGGGGTCCTGTGGCGGGCGCCAGCATGACcctggagcagaagaccaccttTGCCTTCGTCATCTTCCTCTTCGTCTTCCTCTGCATGCTGATCGTGCGCTGCTTCCGCATCCTGCTGGACCCCTACCGCAGCATGCCCACCTCCACCTGGGCCGACGGTCTGGACGGCCTGGAGAAGGGCCAGTTTGACTACACTCTGgcgtag
- the LOC131548291 gene encoding cortexin-3 isoform X2, producing the protein MRKRLLWDEPLQISWLMEAEPFTSSLQTGGPVAGASMTLEQKTTFAFVIFLFVFLCMLIVRCFRILLDPYRSMPTSTWADGLDGLEKGQFDYTLA; encoded by the coding sequence ATGCGCAAGCGTCTGCTGTGGGACGAGCCGCTGCAGATCTCCTGGCTGATGGAGGCCGAGCCGTTCACCTCCTCCCTCCAGACGGGGGGTCCTGTGGCGGGCGCCAGCATGACcctggagcagaagaccaccttTGCCTTCGTCATCTTCCTCTTCGTCTTCCTCTGCATGCTGATCGTGCGCTGCTTCCGCATCCTGCTGGACCCCTACCGCAGCATGCCCACCTCCACCTGGGCCGACGGTCTGGACGGCCTGGAGAAGGGCCAGTTTGACTACACTCTGgcgtag